The following are encoded in a window of Streptomyces sp. Go-475 genomic DNA:
- a CDS encoding helix-turn-helix transcriptional regulator, producing the protein MAGSPTARRRRLSIELKKLREHSALTCAQVGAALDWSGSKVNRMETGSGRVQPSDIDALCRFYGTSDELREFLKSLARQAKVRGWWQVHGAGVPEWFNIYIGLEQDASTFRQYQCEVVPGLMQTEAYASELHKTGAHMSDEDIAKAVRVRMERQAMLKQPDAPDAWFIVNEGALRHVIGDQGLMREQLERVLATADLPSVTLQVLPFDSGTYPTTGSFTMLGFPAPEDPDVVYRDGITDAVYLEGEHHVREYTRAFDGLRAAALSPQRSALLIESIVKDYAR; encoded by the coding sequence ATGGCCGGATCACCCACGGCACGCCGTCGGCGCCTCTCGATCGAGCTGAAGAAGCTCCGAGAGCACAGCGCCCTCACCTGCGCCCAGGTCGGTGCGGCTCTGGACTGGAGCGGCTCCAAGGTCAACCGGATGGAGACGGGGAGCGGACGCGTCCAGCCGTCGGACATTGATGCCCTGTGCCGCTTCTACGGCACGAGCGATGAACTGCGCGAGTTCCTCAAGTCGCTGGCCCGACAGGCAAAGGTGCGTGGTTGGTGGCAGGTCCATGGCGCCGGCGTTCCCGAGTGGTTCAACATCTACATCGGCCTGGAGCAGGACGCCTCCACCTTCCGCCAGTACCAGTGCGAGGTCGTACCCGGCCTCATGCAGACGGAGGCATACGCGTCCGAGCTGCACAAGACCGGGGCGCACATGTCCGACGAGGACATCGCGAAGGCAGTGCGTGTGCGCATGGAGCGCCAAGCCATGCTGAAGCAGCCGGACGCCCCGGATGCCTGGTTCATCGTGAACGAGGGTGCTCTGCGCCACGTCATCGGTGATCAGGGCCTGATGCGAGAGCAGTTGGAACGGGTCCTGGCGACCGCGGATCTACCGAGTGTGACCCTGCAGGTGCTGCCCTTCGACTCAGGGACCTATCCGACCACCGGTTCGTTCACCATGCTGGGCTTCCCGGCCCCCGAAGACCCGGACGTCGTGTACCGGGACGGCATCACCGATGCCGTGTACTTGGAGGGCGAGCATCATGTGCGTGAGTACACCAGGGCGTTCGACGGCCTGCGGGCCGCAGCCTTGAGTCCTCAGCGCTCGGCCCTGTTGATCGAGTCGATTGTGAAGGATTACGCACGGTGA
- a CDS encoding ATP-binding protein — MSQEACMPRKPWEIAFTAEPAEVAALRRIMGLHLGVWGLHDVTDKAQLCVSELASNVITHVGPGTPATLAVAMKGTHLRIEVHDPDTRALPVLRDAGTESEQGRGMALVDAVADRWGVLLRPDHKVTWCELATKLTTPNGHVEAPSVARAEALLSLYAAAVQPPCSADAGRVTSAVAEEAVIAAITDFLHWLQAHGRDADDMLDRAQMRFEAERVALRHGS; from the coding sequence GTGAGTCAGGAAGCCTGCATGCCGCGCAAGCCATGGGAGATCGCCTTCACGGCCGAACCCGCGGAAGTGGCCGCCCTGCGTCGGATCATGGGACTGCACTTGGGCGTCTGGGGATTGCATGACGTGACCGACAAAGCCCAACTGTGTGTCAGCGAGCTGGCGTCCAACGTCATCACGCACGTCGGACCTGGCACCCCTGCAACGCTGGCCGTCGCGATGAAGGGCACCCACCTGCGGATCGAGGTGCATGACCCCGACACTCGCGCCCTGCCCGTCCTCCGTGACGCGGGCACGGAATCGGAGCAGGGCAGAGGGATGGCGCTCGTGGATGCCGTCGCCGATCGCTGGGGCGTCCTGCTACGTCCGGACCACAAGGTCACGTGGTGCGAGCTGGCCACAAAGCTCACCACACCCAACGGTCATGTAGAGGCTCCAAGTGTGGCCAGAGCCGAGGCGCTGCTCAGTCTCTACGCCGCCGCTGTGCAGCCCCCGTGCAGCGCCGATGCAGGGAGGGTGACCTCGGCCGTCGCGGAGGAAGCGGTGATCGCGGCGATCACCGACTTCCTCCACTGGCTGCAAGCCCACGGCCGCGACGCGGACGACATGCTCGACCGAGCACAGATGCGCTTCGAGGCCGAGCGGGTGGCCCTGCGTCATGGGTCGTGA
- a CDS encoding DUF397 domain-containing protein, giving the protein MQKSIGSSRLVWFSSSYSNGAGGECVECALTADGALVRDSKNAEAQVIPIGGEAWRSFVQTLQSGGVTR; this is encoded by the coding sequence ATGCAGAAGTCCATCGGCAGCAGCCGGCTGGTGTGGTTCTCGTCGTCCTACAGCAACGGCGCGGGGGGTGAGTGCGTCGAGTGTGCGCTCACCGCTGACGGCGCTCTTGTCCGGGACTCCAAGAACGCGGAGGCACAGGTGATCCCAATCGGCGGCGAAGCTTGGCGCTCCTTCGTGCAGACCCTGCAGAGCGGAGGCGTGACGCGCTGA
- a CDS encoding helicase-related protein, whose protein sequence is MSDTENRYAEHYRVRDEELLVGLRRELLGPGPDAAREDRDEVLTRDAPIDRYLTGVLYPRSADDEAEQRMLEDEAEHDGLDVTPLRTRDNVEESGTAQEVGAAGSRRPSSMGLTFAIDPAISDSVVVSARAAVYRPTDADGNPVPARRAEARTTSDQQEHWRREELALPDTMVNVTTPAPDLRFTLADGVALRVNVRRPDATLGTVTVTVTLVNTHTVGERELQDAFSLFQCGLVVRAADGSSAFVERPAPDVAHDPEVAVSRLLHRHAPTFAVGHGCAAEWDWTAPPIGVTDSSGPAGVSEVRSEFVPSVEVLLTDSNPEIDSSALSMLGLAEQPDTEVIGALEALAGGYERWIDRKQAEADALIGGVYEKAARDQVDACREALRRICEGIDLLRTKPDLMRAFRLANRAMADQRARGAWVKSGRTGSPEPAKGRWRPFQIAFVLLCLAGIDDPEHRDREVSDLLWFPTGGGKTEAYLGLIALTSFLRRIRLGVNGGGVTVLMRYTLRLLTLQQFERATILLCAMERMRRGNLTELGSEPFSLGMWVGESATPNKLKDANDQLAELHKDLDKRLATKNPVQLHACPWCGTRLDARAYEVDEDAKRMHVRCPGAGCEFNDGLPVHLIDEAVYDARPTLVIATVDKFASMPWRPATAALFNRDDPNDRTPPPELIVQDELHLISGPLGTLTGLYETAVDELAGRPKVIASTATIRRAADQGRSLFDREVRQFPPAGLDSRDSWFAVETAREKKASRRYVGLLAPGTSQSTLLIRTYATLLHRAKQAKTPDEVRDAYWSLVGYFNSLRLLSAAELQVHDDVVAYLELLAAREETTVRSVAHYSELTSRIDASEIPARLKGIERAFPDPDVVDVLLATNMIAVGVDVDRLGLMAVMGQPQTTAEYIQATSRVGRAHPGLVAVMLNATRSRDRSHYENFLHFHSALYREVESTSVTPFSARARERGLHAVVVALTRIMLPEARPNEAAGMVESYEHRIREEIKPVLLDRVRAVTPEEADAVSRAFDEFLDWWRDEADIHNGLLFEPRKGRYTPSLLQPYDDEAENAEAWPTLWSLRDVDAESALFMEATR, encoded by the coding sequence ATGAGCGACACGGAGAACCGGTACGCCGAGCACTACCGAGTCCGAGACGAGGAGCTGCTGGTCGGCCTCCGCCGCGAACTCCTCGGCCCAGGCCCGGACGCCGCCAGGGAGGACCGTGACGAAGTCCTGACCCGGGACGCCCCGATCGACCGCTACCTGACCGGTGTCCTCTACCCGAGGTCGGCGGACGACGAAGCCGAGCAGAGAATGCTCGAGGACGAGGCCGAGCACGACGGCCTGGACGTAACCCCCCTGCGTACCCGCGACAACGTGGAGGAGTCGGGGACCGCGCAGGAGGTCGGCGCCGCCGGGTCCCGTCGGCCCTCCTCCATGGGGCTCACCTTCGCGATCGACCCGGCAATAAGCGATTCGGTCGTGGTCAGTGCCCGGGCCGCCGTCTATCGGCCCACGGACGCGGACGGCAACCCCGTCCCAGCCCGCAGGGCCGAGGCTCGTACCACCTCCGACCAGCAGGAGCACTGGCGGCGTGAGGAACTCGCGCTGCCCGACACCATGGTGAACGTGACAACGCCTGCCCCCGACCTGAGGTTCACGTTGGCCGATGGAGTCGCGCTCCGGGTCAACGTACGGCGCCCCGACGCGACGCTGGGAACGGTGACCGTCACGGTGACCCTGGTCAACACGCACACGGTCGGCGAGCGAGAACTGCAGGACGCGTTCTCCCTGTTCCAGTGCGGGCTCGTCGTCCGTGCGGCCGATGGGTCCAGCGCCTTCGTCGAGCGTCCCGCCCCCGATGTCGCGCACGATCCCGAGGTCGCCGTCAGCCGCCTGCTGCACCGCCACGCCCCGACCTTCGCCGTCGGACACGGCTGCGCCGCGGAATGGGACTGGACGGCGCCGCCGATCGGTGTGACGGACTCCTCCGGGCCGGCCGGTGTGTCCGAGGTGCGGAGCGAGTTCGTGCCGAGCGTGGAGGTGCTGCTCACCGACTCCAATCCGGAGATCGACAGCTCTGCCCTGTCCATGCTCGGCCTGGCGGAGCAACCGGACACGGAGGTCATCGGTGCCCTGGAAGCGCTCGCCGGGGGCTACGAGCGGTGGATCGACCGCAAGCAGGCCGAAGCCGACGCCCTGATCGGCGGTGTGTACGAGAAGGCCGCCCGCGACCAGGTCGACGCCTGCCGTGAGGCCCTGCGCCGGATCTGCGAGGGCATCGACCTCTTGCGTACCAAGCCCGACCTCATGCGGGCCTTCCGGCTCGCCAACCGGGCGATGGCCGACCAGCGGGCACGCGGCGCCTGGGTGAAGAGCGGCCGCACCGGCTCCCCCGAACCTGCCAAGGGCCGTTGGCGCCCGTTCCAGATCGCCTTCGTCCTGCTCTGCCTGGCCGGCATCGACGATCCCGAGCACCGCGACCGCGAGGTTTCCGACCTCCTGTGGTTCCCGACCGGTGGTGGCAAGACGGAGGCGTACCTCGGCCTGATCGCCCTCACCTCCTTCCTGCGCCGGATCCGGCTAGGTGTGAACGGTGGCGGCGTCACCGTCCTGATGCGGTACACGCTGCGCCTCCTGACCCTCCAGCAGTTCGAGCGTGCCACGATCTTGCTCTGTGCCATGGAGCGGATGCGGCGTGGCAATCTGACGGAGCTGGGTTCCGAACCGTTCTCCCTCGGGATGTGGGTCGGTGAATCGGCCACCCCGAACAAGCTGAAGGATGCGAACGACCAGCTGGCAGAGCTCCACAAGGATCTCGACAAGCGTCTGGCGACCAAGAACCCGGTCCAGCTGCACGCCTGCCCCTGGTGCGGGACCCGCCTGGACGCCCGCGCCTACGAGGTCGACGAGGACGCCAAGCGCATGCACGTCCGCTGTCCCGGCGCAGGCTGCGAGTTCAATGACGGTCTGCCCGTCCATCTGATCGACGAGGCGGTGTACGACGCCCGGCCGACGCTGGTCATCGCCACTGTCGACAAGTTCGCGTCGATGCCGTGGCGTCCGGCCACCGCCGCCCTCTTCAATCGGGACGACCCGAACGACCGCACGCCACCGCCCGAGTTGATCGTCCAGGACGAACTCCACCTCATCTCCGGCCCTTTGGGTACGCTCACCGGTCTCTACGAGACCGCCGTCGACGAACTCGCCGGGCGTCCCAAGGTGATCGCCTCGACGGCGACCATCCGGCGCGCCGCCGACCAGGGCCGCAGTCTCTTCGACCGCGAGGTCCGCCAGTTCCCGCCCGCCGGCCTCGACTCCCGGGACTCCTGGTTCGCCGTGGAGACCGCGCGCGAGAAGAAGGCAAGCCGACGTTATGTGGGTCTCCTCGCCCCGGGCACCAGCCAGTCCACCTTGCTCATCCGCACGTACGCGACTCTGCTGCATCGGGCGAAGCAGGCGAAGACTCCGGACGAGGTGCGGGACGCCTACTGGAGCCTGGTCGGCTACTTCAACAGTCTCCGGTTGCTGTCCGCGGCGGAGCTCCAGGTCCACGACGACGTGGTGGCGTATCTGGAACTGCTCGCCGCGCGCGAGGAGACCACCGTGCGTTCCGTCGCCCACTATTCGGAGCTGACAAGTCGCATCGACGCCAGCGAGATCCCGGCCCGCCTCAAAGGCATCGAGCGGGCGTTCCCCGACCCCGATGTCGTGGACGTCCTCCTGGCCACGAACATGATCGCGGTCGGCGTCGACGTGGACCGACTCGGCCTGATGGCCGTGATGGGCCAACCACAAACCACCGCCGAGTACATCCAGGCCACCAGCCGGGTCGGGCGCGCCCACCCCGGCCTGGTCGCCGTGATGCTCAACGCCACCCGCTCACGCGACCGCTCCCATTACGAGAACTTCCTGCACTTCCACTCCGCTCTGTACCGCGAGGTCGAGTCGACGTCCGTCACCCCCTTCTCCGCCCGCGCCCGCGAGCGCGGACTGCACGCGGTTGTCGTCGCGCTGACCCGGATCATGCTCCCCGAAGCTCGACCCAACGAGGCTGCGGGCATGGTGGAGTCGTACGAGCACCGCATCAGGGAAGAGATCAAGCCCGTCCTCCTCGACCGCGTTCGCGCGGTCACCCCCGAGGAGGCCGACGCCGTCTCCCGTGCGTTCGACGAATTCCTCGACTGGTGGCGCGACGAGGCCGACATCCACAACGGCCTGCTCTTCGAACCGAGGAAGGGCAGGTACACCCCTTCCCTTCTGCAGCCGTACGACGATGAAGCCGAGAACGCCGAGGCCTGGCCCACTCTGTGGAGCCTGCGCGACGTCGATGCCGAGTCCGCCCTGTTCATGGAGGCCACCCGATGA
- a CDS encoding UvrD-helicase domain-containing protein: MTDAYLDSPPLTEEQRAVVEQPWDARVLVTAGAGAGKTHTLVRRLDALCGHEDPEEALEASEILVLTFSRAAARELRERIARYGERAHRVRAQTFDAWAYGVLRQAYPDNDWSAASFLERIAAAARAIEKGALEAGDAVPPAHVVIDEVQDLLGDRRDLVEALLDRYQESCGFTVVGDAAQSVYGFQITDLTERADETGRFFDWLRASYPDDLVELRLTKNFRASTPEARIALAHGQRLQNLTDADEAAALYEEMRELLLDPANSMGALSDPFTLDGLREFPDTCAVLARDNRQALIVSELLHEHGVEHRLRRPLEERPVPYWVAELLRRTESATLSEDRFRSLLSEIPLQYEPDRQAVWAVLRRAARGPGRGILDLERLRGLVAEGRFPDELTDPEPARVVVSTVHRAKGLEFDRVIVLAPLSVTELQHQFKEELDLPAEARALYVALTRARHDLYHVNRPELPIFKRAGGRKNGRRYLGGWKSYDRYGIVGESGDVCADNPPGHEADAVATQAYLLKHVSPGQEVVLRRRHDLPLGEWQSPPYALLHNGWEIGEASERFRQELFQVQKVNRTWDPWWPDEIHGLRVDTLESVAGSTAASANAGLGDRGVWIAPRITGIGRYRRADDDEEQRA, translated from the coding sequence GTGACCGACGCCTACCTCGACAGTCCTCCGCTCACCGAGGAGCAGCGGGCCGTTGTGGAGCAGCCTTGGGACGCCCGTGTCCTGGTGACCGCCGGCGCGGGGGCCGGCAAGACCCACACGTTGGTGCGCCGCCTCGACGCGCTGTGCGGGCACGAGGACCCCGAGGAGGCGCTGGAGGCCTCCGAGATTCTGGTGCTCACCTTCTCCCGGGCGGCGGCTCGGGAACTGCGGGAGCGGATCGCCCGGTACGGTGAGCGCGCTCACCGGGTGCGGGCGCAGACCTTCGACGCGTGGGCGTACGGCGTGCTGCGGCAGGCGTACCCGGACAACGACTGGAGTGCGGCCTCCTTCCTGGAGAGGATCGCGGCCGCTGCCCGTGCGATCGAGAAGGGAGCGCTGGAGGCCGGTGATGCCGTGCCCCCCGCGCACGTGGTCATCGACGAGGTGCAGGATCTGCTGGGCGATCGACGGGACCTCGTGGAGGCGCTGCTCGATCGCTACCAGGAGAGCTGCGGCTTCACAGTGGTCGGTGACGCCGCGCAGTCCGTCTACGGCTTCCAGATCACGGACCTCACCGAACGCGCCGACGAGACCGGCCGGTTCTTCGACTGGTTGCGCGCCTCGTACCCGGACGACTTGGTCGAACTCCGCCTCACCAAGAACTTCCGAGCGTCCACCCCGGAGGCGCGGATCGCCCTGGCACACGGGCAGCGCCTCCAGAACCTCACGGATGCCGACGAGGCCGCGGCCCTCTATGAAGAAATGCGCGAGCTGCTCCTCGATCCGGCGAACAGCATGGGAGCGCTCTCCGATCCGTTCACCCTCGACGGACTTCGCGAGTTCCCCGACACCTGCGCGGTTCTCGCCCGTGACAACCGGCAAGCTCTCATCGTCTCGGAGCTGCTCCACGAGCACGGCGTGGAGCATCGGCTGAGGCGCCCGTTGGAGGAGCGCCCGGTCCCGTACTGGGTGGCCGAGCTGTTGCGCCGCACCGAGTCCGCCACGCTCTCCGAGGACCGGTTCCGGTCGTTGCTCTCGGAGATACCTCTGCAGTACGAGCCGGACCGGCAAGCGGTGTGGGCCGTGCTGCGCCGGGCCGCGCGGGGTCCGGGGCGAGGGATCCTCGACCTGGAACGGCTGCGCGGCCTGGTTGCCGAGGGTCGTTTCCCGGACGAGCTGACCGATCCGGAGCCGGCACGCGTCGTGGTCTCCACCGTGCACCGTGCCAAGGGTCTGGAGTTCGACCGGGTGATCGTCCTCGCCCCGCTGTCCGTCACGGAGTTGCAGCACCAGTTCAAGGAGGAGCTGGATCTGCCGGCCGAGGCCCGCGCCCTGTATGTGGCCCTGACGCGTGCCCGTCATGACCTCTATCACGTGAACCGCCCCGAGCTGCCGATCTTCAAGCGGGCGGGTGGCAGGAAGAACGGCCGTAGGTACCTGGGCGGTTGGAAGTCGTACGACCGGTACGGGATCGTCGGTGAGTCCGGCGACGTGTGCGCGGACAACCCTCCCGGCCACGAGGCCGACGCCGTGGCTACCCAGGCCTACCTTCTGAAGCACGTCTCCCCTGGCCAGGAGGTCGTGCTGCGCAGACGCCACGACCTGCCTCTCGGCGAGTGGCAGAGCCCTCCGTACGCCCTGCTGCACAACGGGTGGGAGATCGGCGAAGCCTCGGAGCGGTTCCGGCAGGAGCTGTTCCAGGTGCAGAAGGTGAATCGCACATGGGACCCCTGGTGGCCCGACGAGATCCACGGGCTGCGGGTGGACACCCTGGAGTCCGTCGCGGGCAGCACTGCTGCAAGCGCCAACGCCGGGCTCGGTGACCGGGGAGTCTGGATCGCTCCCCGGATCACCGGAATCGGCAGGTACCGACGGGCGGACGACGACGAGGAGCAGCGCGCATGA
- a CDS encoding DUF6879 family protein → MACEPVTRGATQPWFDRVKAYTASGRSVGRVHIVTQPLSDYLRFEFEHYRHNVEAGKAVRILERDRPDEPS, encoded by the coding sequence CTGGCCTGTGAGCCAGTCACGCGCGGAGCGACACAGCCCTGGTTCGACCGGGTCAAGGCGTACACAGCAAGTGGCCGCAGCGTTGGGCGCGTGCATATCGTCACCCAGCCCCTCTCTGACTACCTCCGCTTCGAGTTCGAGCACTACCGCCACAACGTCGAAGCCGGGAAGGCCGTCCGCATCCTCGAACGTGACCGGCCGGACGAACCCTCTTGA
- a CDS encoding MerR family transcriptional regulator, whose amino-acid sequence MFIGELSSRTGISTRSLRYYEQQGLLRPQRRASGYREFDESDVATVRRIRILLAAGLNTDLIREMLPCMVDEGAILAPTCEEMAQDLKRERDRLSRSIEQLQAAHTMLGSIIHAGEPATVRTGCDG is encoded by the coding sequence ATGTTCATCGGCGAGCTGTCGAGTCGCACCGGGATCAGCACCAGGAGCCTGCGGTACTACGAGCAGCAAGGGCTGTTGCGACCGCAGCGGCGGGCCAGCGGCTACCGCGAGTTCGACGAATCCGATGTGGCCACCGTGCGCCGGATCCGGATCCTGCTGGCGGCCGGACTGAACACCGACCTGATCCGGGAGATGCTGCCCTGCATGGTCGACGAGGGAGCCATCCTGGCGCCGACCTGCGAGGAAATGGCCCAGGACCTCAAGCGCGAACGCGACCGCCTGAGCCGCTCCATCGAACAACTCCAAGCCGCCCACACCATGCTCGGCTCGATCATCCACGCAGGAGAACCGGCCACCGTCCGCACCGGCTGCGACGGATAG
- a CDS encoding SDR family oxidoreductase: MATNQSTQQARTIDPKSLAGKKAVVTGGTLGMGRAIVQALTDRGAEVMYTGRSDERLAEAQAALDTPLAHPVRSDVTDAVAIAALGDQVAERLGGIDYLFVNQGIAEFQTLEKVTEESWDRIFDVNAKGAFFTVQRLAPLVSEGGSIVFTTVSNDRIFPGLSAYSGAKEAVAAFAKVLAAELLPRKIRVNAIAPGFILTPTMGVAELTEEQRAEFIEQGNASTPMGRGGTVEEIAAAALYLAVEATFTTGVELPVDGGFGQGLGE, encoded by the coding sequence ATGGCAACGAACCAGAGCACCCAGCAAGCTCGAACCATCGATCCGAAGTCCCTGGCGGGCAAGAAGGCCGTCGTCACCGGCGGCACCCTCGGCATGGGCCGGGCCATCGTCCAGGCCTTAACCGACCGTGGCGCCGAGGTGATGTACACCGGACGCAGCGACGAGCGACTCGCCGAGGCCCAGGCGGCGCTCGACACCCCACTGGCCCACCCGGTGCGCTCCGACGTCACTGACGCCGTCGCCATCGCGGCGCTCGGCGATCAGGTCGCCGAACGCCTCGGTGGCATCGACTACCTGTTCGTCAACCAGGGCATCGCCGAGTTCCAGACGCTCGAAAAGGTCACCGAGGAATCGTGGGACCGCATCTTCGACGTCAACGCCAAGGGCGCCTTCTTCACCGTGCAGCGGCTGGCGCCACTGGTGTCCGAGGGCGGCTCGATCGTGTTCACCACCGTCTCGAACGACCGGATTTTCCCCGGTCTGAGCGCCTACTCCGGGGCGAAGGAGGCCGTCGCCGCGTTCGCCAAGGTGCTCGCCGCCGAGTTGCTCCCCCGCAAGATCCGCGTCAACGCGATCGCCCCCGGGTTCATCCTCACCCCCACCATGGGCGTCGCCGAACTGACCGAGGAGCAGCGCGCCGAGTTCATCGAACAGGGCAACGCCTCTACTCCGATGGGCCGGGGAGGCACCGTGGAGGAGATCGCCGCCGCCGCGCTGTACCTCGCCGTCGAGGCCACGTTCACCACCGGCGTGGAGCTGCCCGTGGACGGCGGGTTCGGCCAAGGCCTCGGCGAGTGA
- a CDS encoding DUF1998 domain-containing protein: MTPPPARRRRSGANGAAPAHNLPRRGAVRRAQAITTYGVGSLIAVDHESFVISGLDGADEHWRLDEAPRIHERRLARILNVEHFRLPPASDEHSKDGIRVRRFPLMHSCPECNELRRHRDFNPPPGRSVCGTCEADLVPSRFVIACEAGHLDEFPYWHWVHRATGRGATTAGQCGGTLRLRTSGRSSSLRSILVSCSCGVPEVSMEGSFRRSALKDLGLRCRGTRPWLGTSVPAESCSHTPRTLQRGSSAVWQPVLKSALSIPPWSDGRADPLAPYWSRLRELSDRSDVEMCLKVLFGDECPVSVDEVMELLAAEQEEDTTGDEERSFDHHYRALRNKEYERLRAGNDERERSRDEQFICETPLGDPTALDDIGVTGPMLVKKLREVRALKAFTRLADPDSASETNEAVLSSMPLNWLPAMEVRGEGVFLRLAEDRLDDWENITAVARRAKRIRTAHRRMMEQRASDPTKVQPSPATPRMVLLHTLAHVLINEWSLDAGYPAAALRERLYADEEMAGLLVYTATSDSAGSLGGLVAQGEPERLAGTIRSAIRRASWCSADPLCIESEASGTGGTNLAACHACVMLPETSCEHNNVLLDRALLVGTPEDPDLGFFANILGH, from the coding sequence ATGACCCCTCCCCCCGCGCGCCGTCGCCGTTCCGGCGCCAATGGCGCGGCGCCCGCCCACAACCTGCCGCGGCGCGGCGCGGTCCGTCGCGCTCAGGCGATCACCACCTACGGTGTCGGCTCGCTCATCGCCGTCGACCACGAGTCGTTCGTCATCTCGGGCCTGGACGGGGCCGACGAGCATTGGCGCCTGGACGAGGCACCGCGCATCCACGAACGGCGACTCGCTCGAATCCTGAACGTCGAGCACTTCCGGCTGCCGCCCGCGTCCGACGAGCACAGCAAGGACGGCATCCGGGTCCGCCGCTTCCCGCTCATGCATTCCTGTCCCGAGTGCAACGAGTTGCGCCGCCATCGTGATTTCAACCCACCGCCCGGCAGAAGCGTCTGCGGCACCTGTGAGGCGGACCTGGTCCCTTCCCGCTTCGTGATCGCCTGCGAAGCCGGCCACCTCGACGAGTTCCCGTACTGGCACTGGGTCCACCGTGCCACAGGGCGCGGCGCCACCACGGCCGGCCAGTGCGGCGGCACGCTCAGGCTGCGCACCTCCGGCCGCAGTTCCTCGCTCCGCTCGATCCTCGTGTCGTGCAGCTGCGGGGTGCCCGAGGTGTCGATGGAGGGTTCCTTCCGCAGGAGCGCTCTCAAGGACCTCGGTCTGCGCTGCCGGGGCACCCGACCGTGGCTCGGCACCTCCGTCCCGGCGGAGTCCTGCAGTCACACCCCACGAACCCTCCAGCGTGGTTCCTCCGCCGTCTGGCAGCCTGTACTGAAGTCCGCGCTGTCCATCCCGCCGTGGAGTGACGGTCGCGCGGACCCGCTTGCTCCGTACTGGAGCCGACTGCGCGAGCTGAGCGACCGGTCGGATGTCGAGATGTGTCTCAAGGTCCTGTTCGGGGACGAGTGCCCTGTCTCTGTCGACGAGGTGATGGAACTTCTCGCCGCCGAACAGGAGGAAGACACCACCGGGGACGAAGAGCGAAGCTTCGACCACCATTACCGTGCCTTGCGCAACAAGGAGTACGAACGTCTACGTGCCGGCAACGACGAGCGCGAGCGTTCACGTGACGAGCAGTTCATCTGCGAGACCCCGCTCGGTGACCCGACCGCCCTCGACGACATCGGGGTCACCGGCCCGATGCTGGTCAAGAAGCTCCGCGAGGTCCGCGCGCTCAAGGCGTTCACCCGGCTGGCCGATCCCGACTCGGCTTCCGAGACCAACGAGGCAGTGCTTTCCTCGATGCCCCTGAACTGGCTGCCGGCCATGGAGGTTCGGGGTGAGGGCGTCTTCCTCCGGCTCGCCGAGGACCGTCTCGACGACTGGGAGAACATCACCGCCGTGGCCAGGCGCGCCAAGCGCATCCGCACCGCACACCGCCGGATGATGGAGCAGAGAGCCTCCGACCCGACCAAGGTCCAACCCTCGCCCGCCACACCCCGCATGGTGCTGCTGCACACCCTGGCCCACGTGCTGATCAATGAGTGGAGTCTGGACGCCGGCTACCCGGCCGCCGCCCTCCGTGAACGCCTCTACGCCGACGAGGAAATGGCGGGCCTGCTCGTCTATACCGCCACGAGCGACTCTGCGGGCAGCCTCGGCGGCCTGGTCGCCCAGGGCGAGCCCGAGCGGCTGGCGGGCACGATCCGGTCCGCGATCCGCCGGGCCTCTTGGTGCTCCGCCGACCCCCTGTGCATCGAGTCCGAGGCCTCAGGCACTGGCGGCACGAACCTGGCCGCCTGCCACGCCTGCGTGATGCTCCCCGAGACGAGCTGCGAGCACAACAACGTCCTGCTCGACCGTGCGCTGCTCGTCGGAACACCGGAGGATCCCGACCTGGGCTTCTTCGCGAACATACTGGGCCACTAG
- a CDS encoding haloacid dehalogenase-like hydrolase: MFFDVDGTLVPGASSGVFLAGLLGHREELARAEDAYASGALDNRQVSELDAAGWAGTAERRVSGWLDGLPLVAGIAETVVWCRRNGLVPVLATLAWTPIGGYLADRFGFHAFSGPELEIADGRFTGRVARHFDEHDKRDLALAQARELGLAPHSCGAVGDSRSDLPLFASVGLSVAFNASAGARAPATIAVDGDDLRNVIPQLSRLVTAA; this comes from the coding sequence GTGTTCTTCGATGTCGACGGCACGCTTGTCCCTGGCGCGAGTTCAGGGGTTTTTCTGGCGGGCCTCCTCGGCCATAGGGAAGAACTGGCCAGGGCCGAGGACGCCTACGCCTCCGGTGCCCTGGACAATCGGCAGGTCTCCGAGCTGGATGCCGCGGGGTGGGCGGGGACGGCCGAGCGACGGGTTTCCGGTTGGCTCGACGGGCTTCCCCTGGTCGCGGGCATCGCGGAGACCGTGGTCTGGTGTCGGCGGAACGGGTTGGTGCCCGTGCTGGCCACCCTCGCCTGGACGCCGATCGGCGGGTACCTGGCGGACCGGTTCGGTTTCCACGCGTTCAGCGGGCCCGAGCTGGAGATCGCCGACGGGCGGTTCACGGGCCGGGTCGCCCGCCATTTCGACGAGCACGACAAGCGCGATCTCGCCCTTGCGCAGGCCCGGGAGCTGGGGTTGGCGCCCCACTCGTGCGGTGCTGTCGGGGACAGCCGATCTGACCTGCCGCTGTTCGCGTCCGTCGGGTTGAGTGTGGCGTTCAATGCCTCGGCCGGGGCGCGGGCGCCGGCGACGATCGCGGTGGACGGCGATGATCTGCGCAACGTGATTCCCCAACTGAGTCGCCTGGTCACAGCCGCTTAA